A genome region from Musa acuminata AAA Group cultivar baxijiao unplaced genomic scaffold, Cavendish_Baxijiao_AAA HiC_scaffold_1142, whole genome shotgun sequence includes the following:
- the LOC135671604 gene encoding myb-related protein 1-like produces MGDPGAASRRKNRLPKGGGESSDLHAAARNGDLTTVESICNANPLAVNTRDRHSRTPEILLGEALWYQIEVQRKLQEQLVAQKKLQTSIKAQRKYLQAMLEKAQKIFVST; encoded by the exons ATGGGAGACCCCGGAGCGGCATCGAGGAGGAAGAACCGATTACCGAAGGGGGGCGGCGAATCTTCCGATCTCCACGCCGCCGCGAGGAACGGGGACCTCACCACGGTCGAGTCCATCTGCAACGCTAATCCCCTCGCCGTCAATACTCGAGATCGCCATTCCCGGACACC AGAAATACTTCTTGGAGAGGCGTTGTGGTATCAGATCGAAGTGCAGAGGAAACTGCAGGAGCAGCTCGTG GCACAGAAGAAATTGCAAACGAGTATAAAGGCTCAGAGGAAGTACTTGCAAGCAATGCTGGAGAAAGCTCAGAAGATCTTTGTTTCGACATGA
- the LOC135671590 gene encoding probable CCR4-associated factor 1 homolog 11, with protein sequence MSSQRGGGGGGRQHLVVRSVWAWNLEYEFSIIASLVDRFSYVAFDTEFPGFLYRTRRPHRLLPPSLRYAFLKANVDKMELVQLGLTLFDAFGDLPSIGTGGRVGYVWEFNFREFDVRRDLHAPDSVDLLRSSGIDFDRLPLYGIDSGQFAAHLYRSGLVAHCRFCRPHSTRWIAFHSCYDFAYLIKVLGFGRPLPDTLEEFLGLVNLLFGETVDLKHIMRGCKGLSGGLERVASTLGVPRQAGKSHQAGSDSLVTCQVYLKMKRRFFDDQDAKVACHRGIIYGLQAC encoded by the coding sequence ATGTCTTcgcaacgaggaggaggaggaggagggcggcaaCATTTGGTGGTGCGCTCGGTTTGGGCGTGGAACTTGGAGTACGAGTTCTCCATCATTGCTTCCCTCGTGGATCGCTTCTCTTACGTCGCCTTCGACACGGAGTTTCCCGGCTTCCTCTACAGAACTCGGAGGCCACACCGTCTTCTCCCGCCCAGCCTGCGCTACGCCTTCCTCAAGGCCAACGTCGACAAGATGGAGCTCGTCCAACTCGGCCTCACCCTCTTCGACGCCTTCGGCGACCTCCCCTCCATCGGCACCGGCGGCAGGGTCGGGTACGTGTGGGAGTTCAACTTCCGCGAATTCGATGTCCGACGCGACCTCCACGCGCCGGACTCCGTCGACCTGCTCCGCTCCAGTGGCATCGACTTCGACCGGCTCCCCCTCTACGGCATCGACTCCGGCCAGTTCGCCGCCCACCTCTATCGTTCCGGCCTCGTCGCTCATTGCCGTTTCTGCCGCCCGCACTCCACTCGATGGATCGCCTTTCACAGCTGCTACGACTTCGCCTATCTCATCAAGGTGCTGGGGTTCGGCCGGCCTCTGCCCGACACCCTGGAAGAGTTCCTCGGCCTGGTGAACTTGCTCTTCGGAGAGACTGTGGATCTCAAGCACATTATGCGCGGCTGCAAGGGTCTCTCCGGCGGGCTGGAGAGAGTGGCGAGTACCCTCGGGGTGCCACGCCAAGCTGGGAAGTCGCATCAAGCTGGATCAGATAGCTTGGTGACCTGCCAAGTCTATCTGAAGATGAAGCGGAGGTTCTTCGACGACCAAGACGCCAAGGTGGCCTGCCATCGCGGCATCATCTACGGCCTACAAGCCTGCTGA
- the LOC135671592 gene encoding uncharacterized protein LOC135671592, with protein sequence MGDPGAASRRKNRLPKGGSESSDLHAAARNGDLTTVESICNANPLAVNTRDRHSRTPYPFSLVLLSSIFAFVVVIMWWALRLVQNLSSEQLIAPPRTEVARFLCKNNADIGAAAAMGDTAAIHFAAQKGHLEIIRILLSSDVSVKAC encoded by the exons ATGGGAGACCCCGGAGCGGCATCGAGGAGGAAGAACCGATTACCGAAGGGGGGCAGCGAATCTTCCGATCTCCACGCCGCCGCGAGGAACGGGGACCTCACCACGGTCGAGTCCATCTGCAACGCTAATCCCCTCGCCGTCAATACTCGAGATCGCCATTCCCGGACACCGTATCCTTTCTCCCTTGTTCTCCTTTCCTCAATCTTCGCTTTTGTTGTCGTTATCATGTGGTGGGCTCTTCGCTTGGTTCAGAATCTGTCGAGCGAGCAGCTTATTGCGCCGCCGAGA ACAGAGGTAGCAAGATTTCTCTGCAAGAATAACGCCGACATTGGAGCTGCTGCTGCTATGGGTGATACAGCCGCGATCCATTTTGCTGCTCAGAAAGGTCATCTAGAGATAATTAGGATCCTATTATCCTCTGATGTCTCTGTCAAGGCCTGCTAA